The following nucleotide sequence is from Populus trichocarpa isolate Nisqually-1 chromosome 11, P.trichocarpa_v4.1, whole genome shotgun sequence.
CGCCTCTGAGAATGTTGTGTATTTAGAGTTAAGAACAACTCCTAAGGTACTTACATGAATTAATGAGGTTTCAGCTTGTTATATTGGTTTATTTTGTAAGGTCAAATGTAccgcatttatttttattgatgaaggAATTTGTGGTTTCCTGTTATCCAGAAAAATGATTCTATAGGAATGAGCAAGCACTCTTATATGGAAGCCGTGGTAGAAGGTTTAAGGGCTGTCACTGCAGTAGATATAGATTTTGTTCCTCATAAATTCAACACTCAAGATTCCTTGAATTCTATTGCCATGAATGACGCATGTGATggaactaaaaagaaaaagatatatgTTAGACTTCTTCTTAGCATTGATCGTCGCGAGACGACTGAAGCTGCAATTGAAACTGTAAGGATGTTTATGAGCTactaaaaattatgaattggGTAAGGCTTCTAACTGTCATTCCcccttttgtttcttatttacAGGTTAAGCTTGCACTAGAAATGAGGGATTTAGGGGTTGTTGGCATTGACCTTTCTGGAAATCCTGTTGTGGGTGAATGGTACTTCCATACTgataaaatttctttattagCAGATAAAATGTTAGTTTAAAGGGATGACAATCTTAAATCCTCTTTTCATCCAACTCAGGAATACATTCTTGCCAGCACTAAAATTTGCCCAGGAACAGGGTCTCTATATAACTCTGCACTGCGGAGAGGTTTGTTTGCATTTCTAATGCTTGATGTTGTTTCTAtgattgaattttcttttattaacgAGCCTTACTGGTTATTTATGGCTTAGTGCTTGTAGGTACTTAATTGCCAGGAGGTCCAACCAATGCTAGATTTTCTCCCCCAGAGGATTGGCCATGCGATCTTCTTTGAAGAGGAAGAATGGAGAcaattaaaaacatctaaaatacCGGTTGGATAaccataaacattttttttctaatggacTAAAGCTTCTTGTTACTGACCTGTTTTCTTCTGTTATCTGCAACTAAGTGCTTTTAACACTGTTGGCCAAATTGATTTAAATGTCAAACTCCTTTGCTATTAAGCTTAAACAAATCTTTTGCAGGTCGAGATCTGTTTGACATCCAACATCAAGACTGAATCAATCTCTTCAATAGATATTCACCATTTTGGTTAGTCTTctacttctattttttctatttgaattgGCATCTGACTATTAAA
It contains:
- the LOC18111284 gene encoding N6-mAMP deaminase isoform X1; translation: MEWWVSMPKIELHAHLNGSIRDSTLLELARVLGEKGVIVFSDVEHVIMKNDRSLGEVFKLFDLIHILTTDHKTVTRITKEVVEDFASENVVYLELRTTPKKNDSIGMSKHSYMEAVVEGLRAVTAVDIDFVPHKFNTQDSLNSIAMNDACDGTKKKKIYVRLLLSIDRRETTEAAIETVKLALEMRDLGVVGIDLSGNPVVGEWNTFLPALKFAQEQGLYITLHCGEVLNCQEVQPMLDFLPQRIGHAIFFEEEEWRQLKTSKIPVEICLTSNIKTESISSIDIHHFVDLYNAKHPLVLCTDDAGVFSTSLSNEYKLASTAFGLGKKEMFELARTGIEFIFAGDEVKQDLVETFDSAAKKLNL
- the LOC18111284 gene encoding N6-mAMP deaminase isoform X2 translates to MKNDRSLGEVFKLFDLIHILTTDHKTVTRITKEVVEDFASENVVYLELRTTPKKNDSIGMSKHSYMEAVVEGLRAVTAVDIDFVPHKFNTQDSLNSIAMNDACDGTKKKKIYVRLLLSIDRRETTEAAIETVKLALEMRDLGVVGIDLSGNPVVGEWNTFLPALKFAQEQGLYITLHCGEVLNCQEVQPMLDFLPQRIGHAIFFEEEEWRQLKTSKIPVEICLTSNIKTESISSIDIHHFVDLYNAKHPLVLCTDDAGVFSTSLSNEYKLASTAFGLGKKEMFELARTGIEFIFAGDEVKQDLVETFDSAAKKLNL